In the genome of Candidatus Polarisedimenticolia bacterium, the window TCGCCCACACGGCGCCGCTCTCGGGTCTCTCTCCGGCCGTCACCTACCACTACCGCGTGAAGTCCAGGGACGCCGCCGGCAACCTGGCCGTGTCGGGAGACTTCACCTTCCTGACACCGGCCGCGCCGCCGCCCCCCTCCGACTCCGAACCGGTCGGCGCCTGGCCCCTGTCCGAAGGGAGCGGGACGCTGGCCTCCGACGCCTCCGGCAACAGCTTCAACGGCGCCCTCGCCGGCGGCCCGACATGGATCGCAGGCCGGATCGGGCCGGGGCTGTCGCTCGATGGCGCGGACGACTACGTGGCGATTCCCCACGCTCCCGCCCTCGACCCGTATCCCATCACGGTCGCCGCCTGGCTCAGGACCACCGCCACGGGACTGCACGGAGTGGTCAACAAGTACGTCCCCGGCTCCCTGAATGGCTACCAGATCTTCCTGAACGGCGGCAGCCTCTGCGCCTGGTACTTCAGGGACGCGGCGAACTACGTCTGGGACGGCACCAGCTGCACCCTGGCGACCCCGGGGTTCAACGACGGCCAGTGGCACCACGTGGCGCTGGTGGTCGACGCCGCCGGCGCCCGACTGTACGTGGACGGCGCCCAGAAGGCGGCGCGCGCCTGGACCGGGACGGCCGGCCCCTCCACCACGACGGCGGAGCTCGCCCTCGGTCGCTACCCCTCCATCGCCACTCCGTACCTCCCGGGCGCCATCGACGAGGTCCGGGTCTACAACCGCGCCCTGAGCGCGAGCGAGATCGCCGGCCTGATGGGCCTCGACACCACGCCTCCGATCCTCTCCGCGGTGGCCGCCTCCAGCCTGTCCGACACGGGGGCGACCATCACCTGGACGACCAACGAGCCGGCTGACACGCAGGTCGAATACGGCTCGACGAGCGCCTACGGCTCCTCCACCTCCCTGAACGGATCGCTCCTGACGAACCATTCCCAGAGCCTGGGGGGCCTCGTCCCGAGCACCCTGTATCACTATCGCGTGAAGTCGCGCGACGCCGCCGGGAACCTGGCCGTCTCGCCAGATTTCTCCTTCACGACCCCGGCCGCTTTGTCTCCCGGAAAGCACAAGGGGCGGCCCGTGGCCTCCTGGCAGTTCTCCGAGCCCGCCGGTACGGTGGCTGCCGACTCCTCGGGCAACGGGTTCGACGGCACCCTCGTGGCCGGGCCCGCCCGGACCTCAGGCCCGATCGGCCCGGGCCTTGCGTTCGACGGCGCGGACGATTACGTCGACGTGCCGCATGCCGACGCGCTCGACCCCTACCCGGTCACGGTCGCGGCGTGGCTCAAGACCGGCGCGACCGGCCTGCACGGCGTGGTCAACAAGTACCTGCCCGGCTCTCTCAACGGCTATCAGATCTTCCTGAACCGCGGCACTCTCTGCGCCTGGTACTTCCGGGACGCCTCGGACTTCGTCTGGGACGGGACGAGCTGCACCCTGGCGACACCGGGATATTCCGACGGCCGGTGGCACCACGTGGCGTTCGTCGTGGACCCGTCGGGGGGGCGTCTGTTCGTGGACGGGGAACAGAGGGCGGCGCGCGCCTGGACCGGCGCGGCCGGGCCCGCCACCACGACCGCGAGCCTCAGCCTCGGACGCTACCCCGGAACCGCCGCGCCCTTTCTTCCGGGCGCACTGGACGACGTGCGCATCTACGACCGGGCGCTCGGCGCCGACGAGGTGATGGCGCTCTACAATCCCAACGTCGGCCTGCTCGGCTCGTGGTCCTTCTCGGAGCCGGGGGGCGAGTCGGCGGACGACTCGTCAGGCCTTGGATTCAACGGCACGATCCTCGGAGACCCGGCCCGGATCGCCGGCGCGGTCGGGGCGGCCCTTTCCTTCGACGGCCTGAACGATTCCGTCGAGGTTCCCCAAGCCTCCGTACTCGACCCGTTGCCGCTCACGTTGGCGGCCTGGATCAGGACGGACTCGGCTGGCCTGCACGGATTGATCAACAAGTACCTTCCCTCGTCCTTCAACGGTTACCAGATCTTCGTGAGTGGCGGCAGCCTGTGCGCCTGGTACTTCAGGGACGCGGCGAACTTCGTCTGGGACGGCGGCGAGTGCGGGTTGAGGGTCCCCGGGTTCGCCGACGGCGCGTGGCACCACGTGGCGTTCGTGGTGGACGCGCGGGGCGGACGGCTTTACGTGGACGGCGTCGAGAAGGCCGCGCGCGCCTGGACCGGGACGGCAGGGCCCGCCACGACGCCGGCCGGCGTGGTGTTCGCGCGCTATCCGGCGGTGGCCTCGTCCAACCTGCGCGGCGACCTGGACGAGGTGCGCCTCTACGGGCGCGCCCTCAGCGAGGACCAGATCGCGGATCTCCGGGAGGGATCGATTCCCGTCCTCTGATGGAACGCGCCCCCGTGTTGCGCCCGGCGCGCCACTCGCCGCGCGCCCGGCGCCGTGATACCTTGGAATACACGCACGGGGGACAGCGATGCCTCGACGACTTTCCCTGGTATCCGAGGACGGATCCGCGCATCCCGCGGAGGGAGCCCGTTCCGGGGACGAATCCGCCCGGGTCACCCGCCCGGACGATGCGGCCCTTCTCGACGAGTACTCGCGCACGGTCGTCCGGGTCGTGGAGGAGATCGGCCCGGCGGTCGTCAACATCGACGTCTACAAAAAGGCGCGGATGGGCCGCGCGGGGGGCAGCGCTGCCCGGGAGCGCGGGGCGCCCGCGGAGGAGCGCGAGGTGCGCGCCGGCACCGGGTCGGGGTTCATCTTCACCCCCGACGGCTTCATCCTGACGAACAGCCACGTGGTGAGCGGGGCGGCGCGCGTAGCCGTCACGCTCAACGACGGCCGGCGCCTGGCCGCCCAGATCGTGGGGGACGACCCGAACACCGACCTGGCGGTCGTTCGCGTCCATGCTCCCGGCCTGCACGCCGCCCGTCTCGGCGAGTCGCGCTCCCTGCGACCGGGGCAGCTGGTCGTCGCCATCGGCAATCCGCTCGGCTTCCAGTGCACCGTGACGGCCGGGGTCGTGAGCGCGCTGGGCCGGTCGTTGCGCGCCGGTTCCGGCCGGCTGATCGACAACGTCATCCAGACCGACGCGCCTTTGAACCCGGGGAACTCGGGCGGGCCGCTGCTCAATTCGGCCGGCGAGGTGATCGGCGTCAACACCGCGGTCATCCTTCCGGCGCAGGGGATCTGCTTCGCCATCGCCATCGACACGGTGAAGTTCGTCGCCGGCAGGCTGATCAAGGACGGAGCGATACGGCGCGCCTTCATCGGCGTGGCCGGGCAGGACGTGCCGCTCCATCGCCGCCTGGTGCGCTTCCACGCCCTGCCGAACGAGAGCGCCGTCCTGGTCTCCGCGGTCGAGCCCGGAAGCCCGGCCCGGACGGCCGGTCTCCTCGAGGGGGACCTCATCGTGGCCTACGAAGACCTGCCGGTCACGGGGGTCGACGACCTGCACCGGATCCTGACCGACGCGCGTGTCGGGGCGCGCTCGCGGATGACGATCCTGCGCGGCGCGGACCGGCTGGAGCTCGACATCGTCCCCCGGGAGGCCCCGCGCCCCTAGGAGCGCGTCGGCTCCAGCGCGGCTCGATCGACATGGCCAGGCCCGCGGACAGGCTGCCGGACAACGCCGCCGGCGAGTTCTACGTCGATCGATCCTGCATCGACTGCGACACCTGCACCCGCGTGGCGCCCGGCCTGTTCGCCCCCGCGGACGATCATTCGTTCGTCGCCCGCCAGCCGCGAAGCCCCGCGGAGCGGCTGCGCGCCCTCATGGCGCTCGTCTCCTGCCCGACCGCCTCGATCGGCACGACGCCGCGCGCCGACGTCTCGCCGGCCATCGCCTCCTTTCCCGAGCCGGTCGCCGAGGACATCTTCTTTCTCGGCTTCACCTCGGAACGGTCGTTCGGGGCCTGGAGCTATCTCGTCCGGCGCCCGCAGGGAAACGTGATCGTCGACTCCCCCCGCGCCGCGGCCCCCCTGATGAAGCGCCTCGAGGCGATGGGTGGAGCCCGCACCCTGTTCCTGACGCATCGCGACGACGTCGCGGATCACGCGGTGCTCCGCCGGCGGTTCGGCTGCGAGCGCATCCTGCACGCCGACGACGTGACCGCGGAGACGCGCGGCGTCGAGACGAAGCTTCAGGGGGGCGATCCGGTGCGCCTGGCCGACGACCTCGTGGCGATCCCGGTGCCGGGCCACACCCGCGGCCACACGGTCCTGCTCTACCGCGACGCCATCCTGTTCACCGGCGATCACCTCGCCTGGTCGCCGGCGCGCGCGGGACTGGTCGCCTTCCGGGACGCCTGCTGGTATTCCTGGACCGAGCAGATCCGCTCGATGGAGCGCCTCCTCGAGTTCCGCTTCGAGTGGGTCCTTCCGGGTCACGGATGGTGGTGGCGCGCGCCGTCCGCCGGGGCGATGCGCCTGGAGCTCGAGCGCTGCATCGCCTGGATGCGCTCCTAGATCGCGGCCGCCTCGAGACGGGGCTCCCGCTCGGAATCTTCCTCGTCCAGCGAGGGGGCGTGGGCGTGCCGGCGGGCCACCAGCACGTAGATGGACGGGACGACGAACAGGGTGAAGGCGGTCCCGATGATCATGCCGGTGACCAGCATGATGCCGATGCTGTTGCGCGCTCCGGCGCCGGGGCCCCGCGCGAAGACCAGCGGCAGGTGGCCGACCACGGTCGCCGCGGTCGTCATCAGGACCGGGCGCAGCCGGGTGCTGGCCGCCTCGATCACCGCCTGAAGCGGCATCCTGCCTCGCTCCTGCAGCTTGTTGGCGAACTCCACGATCAGGATGCCGTTCTTCGAGATCAGCCCGACCAGGGTGATCAGGCCGACCTGGCTGTAGATGTTCAGGGTCGTCAACCCGAGAAACGAGAACAGCAGCGCCCCGGACAGCGCCAGCGGCACCGAGCCGGCCAGGATGATGAACGGATCGCGGAAGCTCTCGAACTGGGCCGCCAGGACCAGGTAGATCAGGATCGCCGACAGGACGAAGACACCGAGGAACTTCCTCCCCTCGGTGCGCAGCTGCCGCGACTCCCCGGCGTAGTCGACGCTGTAACCCGCCGGCAGCAGCGTCTTCGATTCGTCCTCGAGGAAGCGCAGCGCCTTGTCGAGCGTCGCGCCCGGTGCGAGGGCCCCCTGGATGCGCACGGCGTTGAGCTGCTGGAAGCGCTTCAGCTCGCGTGGCTCGGTCGAGGTCTTGAGCGTGGCGAAGGTCGACAGTGGCACCAGGCGCCCCTGGGGGCCGGTGATGTAGATGTCCTTCAGCTGATCGGGGGTCAGGCGGTCGGCCCGCTTGATCATCGGTATGACCTTGTAGCTGCGCCCCTGGATGCTGAAGCGGTTGACGTAGTTCCCGCCCAGAAGCGTCGACAGGTCGGCCCCCGCCTGGCTCATGTCGACCCCCTGCGAGCGCATCTGGTCACGGTTGAACACCACCTCCGCCTGCGGCTGGTCGAACTTCACGTCGGTGTCGGCGTACATGAACATGCCGCTGGCATAGGCCTTCCCGACCAGCTGGCCGGCCAGCTCGGCGATCTGCGCCGGCTCGCCGGTCGATCCGACCACGAACTCGACGGGGAACCCCTGGCTCCCGGGCAGCGGCGGCGGGTTCAGGGGGATCATGCGCACGCCGGGGATCTTGGCCAGCTGGGCGGCCGCCTCCATCTGCAGCTGGGGGGCCGACTTCTTCCTCTGGCTCCAGGGCTTGAGGACCATGCCGCCGAACCCCCCGCCGGGGTTGGTGATCTGGAAGGTGATGTCGCTCTCCGGGAACGACCCGAAGACTTCGCTGACCTTGGTGGCGAACAGCATCGTCTGCTCGAGGGTCGCGTTGGCGGCCCCCTGGATGATGGCGAACACGAACCCCTGGTCCTCCACCGGGGCGAGCTCCTGCTGCGAGAACATGTAGAGCGGCGCCATGAGCAGCACGACGATCACCCACAGGACCAGGACGACCGGCCGATACTCCAGGGTGCGCGACAGGAGCCGCGTGTAGAGGGCGCGCAGGGACTCGAAGCGGCGGTTGACGACGCCGGCGAAGCCGCGCTCGGTGTCCCCCTGGTGCAGGAGCTTCGAGCCCATCATCGGCGACAGCGTCAGCGCCACGATGCCGGAGATCAGGACGGCCCCCGCGAGAGTGAAGGCGAACTCCCGGAACAGCGTCCCGGTGAGCCCCCCCTGGATTCCGACCGGGGTGTAGACCGCCGCGAGGGTGATGGTCATGGCGATGATCGGGCCGACCAGCTCGCGGGCGGCGTGCAGGGCGGCGTTCAGCGGCCGCTGGCCGGATCGCAGGTGCCGCTCGACGTTCTCCACCATGACGATGGCGTCGTCGACCACCAGGCCGACCGACAGGACGATCGCCAGGAGGGTCAGGAGGTTGACCGAGAAGCCGGCGACGAGCATCAGGAAGACGGCGCCGACGAGCGAAATCGGGATGGCGATGACCGGGATGAGGACGGCGCGGAACGACCCGAGGAACAGGAAGATCACGATGATGACGATGAGCAGCGTCTCGCTCAGGGTCTTGAGGACCTCGTCGATGGCGTTCTCGATGTAGACGGTGGAGTCGTAGCAGATGGCCGCCTTCATCCCGGCCGGCACCTGCGCCTGGATCTCCGGGAACGCCGCGCGCACGCGCTTGACCACGTCCAGCGAGTTCGAGGTCGGCAGGACCCACACCCCCATGAACGTGGCGGTCTGGCCGCCGAAGCGCACGTCGGTGTCGTAGTTCTCCGCACCCAGCACGACGTCGGCGATCTCCCCCAGCCGGACGACGACCCCCTTCTCCTCCTTCACGACGATCTGGCTGAACTCCGCGGCCGTCTTGAGATCGGTGTTGGCGATCAGGTTCACCGACACCATCGAGCCCTTGGTCCGGCCGAGGGCCGACAGGTAGTTGTTCTTCGCCAGGACGTCGCGCACTTCGGATGGCGCGATCCCCAGCGCCGCCATCCTGTCGGGCTTCAGCCAGACCCGCATGGCGAAGGTGCGGTCGCCGAGGATGTCTGCCCGCTGCACGCCGCTGATGGCGCTGAGCTTCGGCTGCACGACCCGGGTCAGGTAGTCGGTGATCTGGTTCTGATCGAGCATATCGGAGGCGAAGCCGAGGTACATGGCCGCGATCTGGGCGTCGGCGGTCTGCAGGTCGATGATCGGCGCCTCCGCCTCGGGCGGCAGGGTGTTGCGGACCTGCGCCACCTTCGCCTGGATCTGGGTCAGCGCGGCGTTGGTGTCGTAGTTCAGCTTCAGGTGCACGGTGATGGTGCTGACCCCCTGCGCGCTGGACGACTCGAGGTAGTCGATGCCGTCGGCGCTGGCGATGACCCGCTCGAGGGGCGTCGTGATGAAGCCGCGCACCAGGGAGGCGCTGGCGCCGACGTAGGCCGTCGTGACGTTGATCACCGCGATGTCGCTGCGCGGGTACTGGCGCACCGCCAGGGTGCGGATCGACTGCAGACCGGCGATCAGGATGATCAGGTTGACCACGATCGCCAGGACCGGCCGCTTGATGAACAGGTCGGTGAGCTTCATCAGTTGTCCTGTGGACTGGGGGCCGGATTGTTCGGCGGCTGGACGGTGTTGTTCACCTCGACCGCCGCCTTGTTGCGCAGCTTGAAGACTCCCGAGGTCACCACCTCGGCCCCCGGCTCGAGTCCTGAGAGGACCGCCACTTGGTCCCCCCGCGCGCCCCCCAGCTTGACGAACTTCTGGCTGACCCCCTTGTAGGCCTGCCCGTCCTCCCCCTTCATCTCCTCGACGACGAACAGCGAGTCGCCGTAGGGGGCGTAGCTGACCGCCGACGCGGGGACCGAGACGACCGGCTCCCGGGCGGCGAGGATCACCTGGACGGTGACGAACATGCCGGGGTGCAAAACCCCCTTCGAATTACGCAGGACCGCCTGCGCCTTGACGTTCCGAGTGGACTCGTCGATCACCGAATCGACCGCCGCGATCCGCCCCGCCACCTCGGTGTCGGCCGCCCCTTCCAGCGTGACGCGCACCTCGCCGCCGGCCTTCA includes:
- a CDS encoding LamG-like jellyroll fold domain-containing protein; this encodes AHTAPLSGLSPAVTYHYRVKSRDAAGNLAVSGDFTFLTPAAPPPPSDSEPVGAWPLSEGSGTLASDASGNSFNGALAGGPTWIAGRIGPGLSLDGADDYVAIPHAPALDPYPITVAAWLRTTATGLHGVVNKYVPGSLNGYQIFLNGGSLCAWYFRDAANYVWDGTSCTLATPGFNDGQWHHVALVVDAAGARLYVDGAQKAARAWTGTAGPSTTTAELALGRYPSIATPYLPGAIDEVRVYNRALSASEIAGLMGLDTTPPILSAVAASSLSDTGATITWTTNEPADTQVEYGSTSAYGSSTSLNGSLLTNHSQSLGGLVPSTLYHYRVKSRDAAGNLAVSPDFSFTTPAALSPGKHKGRPVASWQFSEPAGTVAADSSGNGFDGTLVAGPARTSGPIGPGLAFDGADDYVDVPHADALDPYPVTVAAWLKTGATGLHGVVNKYLPGSLNGYQIFLNRGTLCAWYFRDASDFVWDGTSCTLATPGYSDGRWHHVAFVVDPSGGRLFVDGEQRAARAWTGAAGPATTTASLSLGRYPGTAAPFLPGALDDVRIYDRALGADEVMALYNPNVGLLGSWSFSEPGGESADDSSGLGFNGTILGDPARIAGAVGAALSFDGLNDSVEVPQASVLDPLPLTLAAWIRTDSAGLHGLINKYLPSSFNGYQIFVSGGSLCAWYFRDAANFVWDGGECGLRVPGFADGAWHHVAFVVDARGGRLYVDGVEKAARAWTGTAGPATTPAGVVFARYPAVASSNLRGDLDEVRLYGRALSEDQIADLREGSIPVL
- a CDS encoding trypsin-like peptidase domain-containing protein, whose protein sequence is MPRRLSLVSEDGSAHPAEGARSGDESARVTRPDDAALLDEYSRTVVRVVEEIGPAVVNIDVYKKARMGRAGGSAARERGAPAEEREVRAGTGSGFIFTPDGFILTNSHVVSGAARVAVTLNDGRRLAAQIVGDDPNTDLAVVRVHAPGLHAARLGESRSLRPGQLVVAIGNPLGFQCTVTAGVVSALGRSLRAGSGRLIDNVIQTDAPLNPGNSGGPLLNSAGEVIGVNTAVILPAQGICFAIAIDTVKFVAGRLIKDGAIRRAFIGVAGQDVPLHRRLVRFHALPNESAVLVSAVEPGSPARTAGLLEGDLIVAYEDLPVTGVDDLHRILTDARVGARSRMTILRGADRLELDIVPREAPRP
- a CDS encoding MBL fold metallo-hydrolase, producing the protein MARPADRLPDNAAGEFYVDRSCIDCDTCTRVAPGLFAPADDHSFVARQPRSPAERLRALMALVSCPTASIGTTPRADVSPAIASFPEPVAEDIFFLGFTSERSFGAWSYLVRRPQGNVIVDSPRAAAPLMKRLEAMGGARTLFLTHRDDVADHAVLRRRFGCERILHADDVTAETRGVETKLQGGDPVRLADDLVAIPVPGHTRGHTVLLYRDAILFTGDHLAWSPARAGLVAFRDACWYSWTEQIRSMERLLEFRFEWVLPGHGWWWRAPSAGAMRLELERCIAWMRS
- a CDS encoding efflux RND transporter permease subunit: MKLTDLFIKRPVLAIVVNLIILIAGLQSIRTLAVRQYPRSDIAVINVTTAYVGASASLVRGFITTPLERVIASADGIDYLESSSAQGVSTITVHLKLNYDTNAALTQIQAKVAQVRNTLPPEAEAPIIDLQTADAQIAAMYLGFASDMLDQNQITDYLTRVVQPKLSAISGVQRADILGDRTFAMRVWLKPDRMAALGIAPSEVRDVLAKNNYLSALGRTKGSMVSVNLIANTDLKTAAEFSQIVVKEEKGVVVRLGEIADVVLGAENYDTDVRFGGQTATFMGVWVLPTSNSLDVVKRVRAAFPEIQAQVPAGMKAAICYDSTVYIENAIDEVLKTLSETLLIVIIVIFLFLGSFRAVLIPVIAIPISLVGAVFLMLVAGFSVNLLTLLAIVLSVGLVVDDAIVMVENVERHLRSGQRPLNAALHAARELVGPIIAMTITLAAVYTPVGIQGGLTGTLFREFAFTLAGAVLISGIVALTLSPMMGSKLLHQGDTERGFAGVVNRRFESLRALYTRLLSRTLEYRPVVLVLWVIVVLLMAPLYMFSQQELAPVEDQGFVFAIIQGAANATLEQTMLFATKVSEVFGSFPESDITFQITNPGGGFGGMVLKPWSQRKKSAPQLQMEAAAQLAKIPGVRMIPLNPPPLPGSQGFPVEFVVGSTGEPAQIAELAGQLVGKAYASGMFMYADTDVKFDQPQAEVVFNRDQMRSQGVDMSQAGADLSTLLGGNYVNRFSIQGRSYKVIPMIKRADRLTPDQLKDIYITGPQGRLVPLSTFATLKTSTEPRELKRFQQLNAVRIQGALAPGATLDKALRFLEDESKTLLPAGYSVDYAGESRQLRTEGRKFLGVFVLSAILIYLVLAAQFESFRDPFIILAGSVPLALSGALLFSFLGLTTLNIYSQVGLITLVGLISKNGILIVEFANKLQERGRMPLQAVIEAASTRLRPVLMTTAATVVGHLPLVFARGPGAGARNSIGIMLVTGMIIGTAFTLFVVPSIYVLVARRHAHAPSLDEEDSEREPRLEAAAI